In a genomic window of Piliocolobus tephrosceles isolate RC106 chromosome 1, ASM277652v3, whole genome shotgun sequence:
- the ENSA gene encoding alpha-endosulfine isoform X1, with protein MSQKQEEENPAEETGEEKQDTQEKEGILPERAEEAKLKAKYPSLGQKPGGSDFLMKRLQKGQKYFDSGDYNMAKAKMKNKQLPSAGPDKNLVTGDHIPTPQDLPQRKSSLVTSKLAGSLEDLK; from the exons ATGTCCCAGAAACAAGAAGAAGAGAACCCTGCGGAGGAGACCGGCGAGGAGAAGCAG GACACGCAGGAGAAAGAAGGTATTCTCCCTGAGAGAGCTGAAGAGGCAAAGCTAAAGGCCAAATACCCAAGCCTAGGACAAAAGCCTGGAGGCTCCGACTTCCTCATGAAGAGACTCCAGAAAGGG CAAAAGTACTTTGACTCAGGAGACTACAACATGGCCAAAGCCAAGATGAAGAATAAGCAGCTGCCAAGTGCAGGACCAGACAAGAACCTGGTGACTGGTGACCACATCCCCACCCCACAGGATCTGCCCCAGAGAAAGTCCTCGCTCGTCACCAGCAAGCTTGCGGG
- the ENSA gene encoding alpha-endosulfine isoform X2: MSQKQEEENPAEETGEEKQDTQEKEGILPERAEEAKLKAKYPSLGQKPGGSDFLMKRLQKGQKYFDSGDYNMAKAKMKNKQLPSAGPDKNLVTGDHIPTPQDLPQRKSSLVTSKLAGGQVE; the protein is encoded by the exons ATGTCCCAGAAACAAGAAGAAGAGAACCCTGCGGAGGAGACCGGCGAGGAGAAGCAG GACACGCAGGAGAAAGAAGGTATTCTCCCTGAGAGAGCTGAAGAGGCAAAGCTAAAGGCCAAATACCCAAGCCTAGGACAAAAGCCTGGAGGCTCCGACTTCCTCATGAAGAGACTCCAGAAAGGG CAAAAGTACTTTGACTCAGGAGACTACAACATGGCCAAAGCCAAGATGAAGAATAAGCAGCTGCCAAGTGCAGGACCAGACAAGAACCTGGTGACTGGTGACCACATCCCCACCCCACAGGATCTGCCCCAGAGAAAGTCCTCGCTCGTCACCAGCAAGCTTGCGGG TGGCCAAGTTGAATGA